In the Solanum pennellii chromosome 5, SPENNV200 genome, one interval contains:
- the LOC107019812 gene encoding LEAF RUST 10 DISEASE-RESISTANCE LOCUS RECEPTOR-LIKE PROTEIN KINASE-like 1.1 isoform X1, protein MALALFLAMFFMFHVVIVEVESKSSCPKEFNCGGLGIMSYPFSEFNKPYCGLSKIDCNNTFQYPKVEIEGVTYNAYKKWLWVNGIDLSDSILEGYLATRSCKSFERNLSFPNTPSVSFGVFNNITLFKCMNGSSSSNEEIDGYFRRYDKYLNCDGFNLYYHKTRTDHRNYSMEVDEDDLPVNCSIIRLPLKYISPSVPVPSDLFELLSSNFTLDWEVSKDCSKCFYREGQCQNDSKNNFFCSKAAKKNLGLILGSVLGGLFIIAISIVINIICCCKKSHRSFTNVLPRSIPSEPSTQSYELDSGFSGVPVFSYAELQQATMNFDSSRELGDGGYGTVYYGKLQDGREVAVKRLYDHNARRKEQFATEIEILTRLRHKNLVTLYGCTSKLSDQLLLVYEYVPNGTIADHLHGHKMKDGSLTWPIRMKIAVEAATALAYLHASDIIHRDVKSNNILLDQNFCVKVGDFGLSRLHPTDISHISTAPQGTPGYVDPKYHECYQLTDKSDVYSFGVVLVELLSSMPAVDFSRHNEEINLSNYAINRILRCAFDELIDPSLGFQSDAEVRRMTISVAEISFRCLQHDKDMRPSMVEVLETLQEIQHGEFIHDKKIDCDGNTKESVQVPLSPESEVDVLLKKLNKFPTSPISVTQVWISDSSTSITST, encoded by the exons ATGGCTTTAGCCCTTTTTTTGGCTATGTTCTTTATGTTTCATGTTGTTATAGTTGAAGTTGAGAGTAAATCATCATGTCCAAAAGAGTTCAATTGTGGAGGACTTGGTATCATGAGTTATCCTTTTTCAGAATTCAATAAACCATATTGTGGATTATCAAAGATTGATTGTAACAACACATTTCAATATCCAAAAGTTGAGATTGAAGGTGTGACATACAATGCTTACAAGAAGTGGCTATGGGTTAATGGTATCGATCTTTCGGACTCGATTCTTGAAGGTTATTTAGCTACTAGAAGTTGCAAATCCTTTGAAAGGAACTTATCTTTTCCTAATACACCTTCTGTTTCATTTGGTGTATTCAACAATATCACTTTGTTCAAATGTATGAAtggtagtagtagtagtaatgaGGAGATAGATGGTTATTTTCGACGTTATGATAAGTACTTGAACTGTGATGGATTTAACTTGTACTATCATAAAACAAGAACAGATCATAGAAACTATAGTATGGAAGTTGATGAAGATGATCTTCCTGTAAACTGCTCGATTATTCGATTACCTTTGAAGTATATTTCACCTTCAGTACCTGTTCCTTCTGATTTGTTTGAGTTGTTGAGTTCTAATTTCACATTGGATTGGGAAGTTTCTAAAGATTGTTCTAAGTGTTTTTATAGAGAAGGACAATGCCAAAATGACAGCAAAAATAACTTCTTTTGCTCTAAAG CAGCTAAAAAGAATTTGGGATTGATTCTAGGCTCAG TGCTTGGTGGATTGTTTATAATAGCAATCAGCATAGTGATCAATATAATCTGCTGTTGCAAGAAGAGTCATAGAAGTTTTACTAATGTTCTTCCAAGAAGCATCCCTTCAGAGCCCTCAACACAAAGCTATGAATTAGACAGCGGGTTCTCTGGGGTTCCCGTATTCTCTTATGCTGAACTTCAACAAGCTACCATGAATTTCGATTCATCCAGAGAACTCGGGGATGGAGGATATGGAACAGTTTACTATG GGAAACTTCAGGATGGAAGAGAAGTTGCAGTAAAACGCCTCTACGACCACAATGCTAGGAGAAAGGAACAGTTTGCAACTGAGATTGAAATTCTAACAAGGTTAAGACACAAAAATCTTGTCACTCTTTATGGTTGCACGTCTAAACTCAGCGATCAACTCTTACTTGTATATGAGTACGTCCCAAATGGAACGATTGCTGATCACTTGCACGGTCATAAGATGAAGGACGGCTCACTCACCTGGCCTATACGCATGAAAATTGCTGTTGAAGCTGCCACTGCTCTGGCATATCTCCATGCTTCTGATATAATCCACCGCGATGTGAAGAGTAACAACATACTACTTGATCAAAACTTCTGTGTCAAAGTTGGAGATTTTGGACTTTCAAGACTTCATCCAACGGATATTTCTCACATATCAACTGCACCTCAAGGTACCCCTGGTTACGTCGATCCAAAGTACCACGAATGTTACCAGCTTACTGATAAAAGTGATGTTTATAGCTTTGGGGTTGTCCTTGTTGAGCTGTTATCATCCATGCCTGCAGTAGACTTCAGTAGACATAATGAAGAGATCAACTTATCTAACTATGCAATAAACAGGATTTTAAGGTGTGCATTTGATGAGTTGATAGACCCATCCCTCGGTTTTCAGTCTGATGCAGAAGTTAGGAGGATGACTATTTCAGTAGCCGAGATATCGTTTAGATGCTTGCAACATGACAAGGACATGAGACCTAGTATGGTTGAAGTACTAGAAACATTGCAAGAAATTCAGCATGGTGAGTTTATACATGATAAGAAAATCGATTGTGACGGAAACACGAAAGAGAGTGTACAAGTCCCTCTTTCACCTGAATCAGAAGTAGATGTATTATTGAAGAAACTCAACAAGTTTCCAACTTCACCAATTTCAGTAACTCAAGTGTGGATTAGTGACTCTAGCACAAGTATCACAAGTACATaa
- the LOC107019812 gene encoding LEAF RUST 10 DISEASE-RESISTANCE LOCUS RECEPTOR-LIKE PROTEIN KINASE-like 1.1 isoform X2 yields the protein MALALFLAMFFMFHVVIVEVESKSSCPKEFNCGGLGIMSYPFSEFNKPYCGLSKIDCNNTFQYPKVEIEGVTYNAYKKWLWVNGIDLSDSILEGYLATRSCKSFERNLSFPNTPSVSFGVFNNITLFKCMNGSSSSNEEIDGYFRRYDKYLNCDGFNLYYHKTRTDHRNYSMEVDEDDLPVNCSIIRLPLKYISPSVPVPSDLFELLSSNFTLDWEVSKDCSKCFYREGQCQNDSKNNFFCSKAKKNLGLILGSVLGGLFIIAISIVINIICCCKKSHRSFTNVLPRSIPSEPSTQSYELDSGFSGVPVFSYAELQQATMNFDSSRELGDGGYGTVYYGKLQDGREVAVKRLYDHNARRKEQFATEIEILTRLRHKNLVTLYGCTSKLSDQLLLVYEYVPNGTIADHLHGHKMKDGSLTWPIRMKIAVEAATALAYLHASDIIHRDVKSNNILLDQNFCVKVGDFGLSRLHPTDISHISTAPQGTPGYVDPKYHECYQLTDKSDVYSFGVVLVELLSSMPAVDFSRHNEEINLSNYAINRILRCAFDELIDPSLGFQSDAEVRRMTISVAEISFRCLQHDKDMRPSMVEVLETLQEIQHGEFIHDKKIDCDGNTKESVQVPLSPESEVDVLLKKLNKFPTSPISVTQVWISDSSTSITST from the exons ATGGCTTTAGCCCTTTTTTTGGCTATGTTCTTTATGTTTCATGTTGTTATAGTTGAAGTTGAGAGTAAATCATCATGTCCAAAAGAGTTCAATTGTGGAGGACTTGGTATCATGAGTTATCCTTTTTCAGAATTCAATAAACCATATTGTGGATTATCAAAGATTGATTGTAACAACACATTTCAATATCCAAAAGTTGAGATTGAAGGTGTGACATACAATGCTTACAAGAAGTGGCTATGGGTTAATGGTATCGATCTTTCGGACTCGATTCTTGAAGGTTATTTAGCTACTAGAAGTTGCAAATCCTTTGAAAGGAACTTATCTTTTCCTAATACACCTTCTGTTTCATTTGGTGTATTCAACAATATCACTTTGTTCAAATGTATGAAtggtagtagtagtagtaatgaGGAGATAGATGGTTATTTTCGACGTTATGATAAGTACTTGAACTGTGATGGATTTAACTTGTACTATCATAAAACAAGAACAGATCATAGAAACTATAGTATGGAAGTTGATGAAGATGATCTTCCTGTAAACTGCTCGATTATTCGATTACCTTTGAAGTATATTTCACCTTCAGTACCTGTTCCTTCTGATTTGTTTGAGTTGTTGAGTTCTAATTTCACATTGGATTGGGAAGTTTCTAAAGATTGTTCTAAGTGTTTTTATAGAGAAGGACAATGCCAAAATGACAGCAAAAATAACTTCTTTTGCTCTAAAG CTAAAAAGAATTTGGGATTGATTCTAGGCTCAG TGCTTGGTGGATTGTTTATAATAGCAATCAGCATAGTGATCAATATAATCTGCTGTTGCAAGAAGAGTCATAGAAGTTTTACTAATGTTCTTCCAAGAAGCATCCCTTCAGAGCCCTCAACACAAAGCTATGAATTAGACAGCGGGTTCTCTGGGGTTCCCGTATTCTCTTATGCTGAACTTCAACAAGCTACCATGAATTTCGATTCATCCAGAGAACTCGGGGATGGAGGATATGGAACAGTTTACTATG GGAAACTTCAGGATGGAAGAGAAGTTGCAGTAAAACGCCTCTACGACCACAATGCTAGGAGAAAGGAACAGTTTGCAACTGAGATTGAAATTCTAACAAGGTTAAGACACAAAAATCTTGTCACTCTTTATGGTTGCACGTCTAAACTCAGCGATCAACTCTTACTTGTATATGAGTACGTCCCAAATGGAACGATTGCTGATCACTTGCACGGTCATAAGATGAAGGACGGCTCACTCACCTGGCCTATACGCATGAAAATTGCTGTTGAAGCTGCCACTGCTCTGGCATATCTCCATGCTTCTGATATAATCCACCGCGATGTGAAGAGTAACAACATACTACTTGATCAAAACTTCTGTGTCAAAGTTGGAGATTTTGGACTTTCAAGACTTCATCCAACGGATATTTCTCACATATCAACTGCACCTCAAGGTACCCCTGGTTACGTCGATCCAAAGTACCACGAATGTTACCAGCTTACTGATAAAAGTGATGTTTATAGCTTTGGGGTTGTCCTTGTTGAGCTGTTATCATCCATGCCTGCAGTAGACTTCAGTAGACATAATGAAGAGATCAACTTATCTAACTATGCAATAAACAGGATTTTAAGGTGTGCATTTGATGAGTTGATAGACCCATCCCTCGGTTTTCAGTCTGATGCAGAAGTTAGGAGGATGACTATTTCAGTAGCCGAGATATCGTTTAGATGCTTGCAACATGACAAGGACATGAGACCTAGTATGGTTGAAGTACTAGAAACATTGCAAGAAATTCAGCATGGTGAGTTTATACATGATAAGAAAATCGATTGTGACGGAAACACGAAAGAGAGTGTACAAGTCCCTCTTTCACCTGAATCAGAAGTAGATGTATTATTGAAGAAACTCAACAAGTTTCCAACTTCACCAATTTCAGTAACTCAAGTGTGGATTAGTGACTCTAGCACAAGTATCACAAGTACATaa